Below is a genomic region from Methanolobus sediminis.
CATCATCTTTTTTCAAATTCTTGAAATAGATGACAAATTCTCCTTTTTCCGTTGTTTTTGTCTCTATGTCCCTTTCTTTAACCTTCAGCGATGCTTCAAATATTCCCATACCTTTGGAACTTTGCAGGCATCCTCTTATTAAAGTGGCAGACGTTGAGAATGGATAAGAAGGAGCAGGTTTGAGGATAATATTTATAATCGGATTTTTATCCTGATCTGTCAGTTTTACATCCTCTTCTTCATCAAAATAGTATTCTCCACCTTGTATCTGGACTGTATAGCTACCTTTCGGTATATCCAGGAATATGTAATACCCACTGGGATTTCTAACCGGTTCAATTCTCTTGCCTTTTAAAGACACTTCCACATTACCGATAATTTTGTCAGTGGTATAATCATCGATAAGATTAACAACCAGCGAAAATTTTTCAGTAAAGCCTACAGAAGATAATTCTATTATTTGGCTCATCTTTTTACCTGATTAGAGATTTTTCCAGTTTTCTTTCAGTGACCCGTTTATCTTCTTTCTGCCGAGTAGATTCTACCTTCACCGGAGTCACCAGATAACAAACTGAAGGCCTGTAAGGTTTATTCTGAAACGTGCTCCATATCCTGGTAATATCATCCAGGCTAATAGGAGCTATATTTAAATGCAACTCCTCATTACATTCGGCCAGACTTCCCCTCAAAGCCGAACCTTTCAGGATGGAATTATCGTTTAAGATTTGTATGGCTCTGCCCAGCAAGCTGTGTTCTTCTTTTGCTCTTTCAGTCTTGTCCTGAATGGTATTTGACGGGTAGGATGTTAGCACATAATACAGATCAAGGTTCAGGGGTGGCAACCTAAGTCTAGTGGGATCAAATGGATCATTTGCTTGCATCTCCTGATTTTTCAAATATGTATTTTCAGTAATCTGATAGAGGAAAAGAGATAATCGTATGTTGTCACCTGTTTCGATCTCTCCAGGAGATATCAGAACTATTGAGTCACGAACACGTGAATCTAAATTGTCTCTTAAAAGATCGATTAGTGTTTCTCCCACTTCTGCTATTGATGTATAATCGCCCATCAATTAATCCTCTTAAATGTGTAATTTTAATTTTAATTCGATAGGTTTTCATATGCTGTGAGAATAACTTTATAATCAGGCATGTTTCCACAAGACTTTAGCCTATCAACTTCCAGCAAAAATCTTCCAGTCATTTCCTGAGTCATATTATTTTGTTTTGCAAAGCGTCCAGCCAGAACTTTCAATTCTTTTTTTGAAGAAAATTTTTTAGCGATATTATCATCAAAAAAGTTGAATATCATACCACATTTTTCGTGGCCGATTGCTCTAGTAGAAGGACTTAGTGAAGAAGGTACATAGTCTTTAAATGTTGAATTTTTTACTAATTCTCCACATTCACATAAAATCATTTAATCACCTTGATAATAAAATAAAGACTCCGCTAACCAAAAGGAGTTGTCATCGCCCCATTGCTCGCTCCTTAAATTAAAATATACTGGATATATATTATAAGTCCAATTTTATTTGGATGTTAAAGTATATAATAATATGCATAATACTGAATATGGTTAGTATTCACAAATGTCTATTAATTTATCAACAAGGAATAGAAAGACCACCAAATTTATACTCACATTAAATCATAGATTTAGTTAAAGTTCCAGTTTTCTAGATTGGAATAAAAAGATAAATTTAGCTAAACTGAAAAGTAGAAAAACAATACTATTCATTTTAAGTTCCTCATGACTGCCAAATTAATATCATGGTACCAAAGATATATTTTGCTAAAGATATGTTAGATGAAGATAGTATATTATGAGGTGTTTCTTTATAAAGAAGTCATTGAAAAATTAAGGTTCCTGAAGAATTATCAATACAATAATAACTAAAGATTGTCTTATACTATATTCTGCCTTATCAAATCAAATATCTGGAAAAAATCAAATGTCAGTCACTGAAAACATAACTTTGATCCTGAATGAGCTTGGAAACACAAAACTCATCTGTGTTACAAAAACCGTTGACCCTGATAGAATAAATGAAGCAATTAAAGCAGGTGCAACTATAATCGGAGAGAACAGGGTTCAGGAGTTCGAGGAAAAAGCTGACAGACTTCTTTCATGTGAAAAACACATGATAGGACATTTGCAGTCTAATAAAGTAAAAAAGGCTGTTGAGTATTTTGATGTGATTCAGTCAGTAGATTCTCTGAAAGTGGCTCAGGAAATAGATAATAGAGCAGAGGATTTCAACAAGATCCAGGAAATCTATCTTCAGATTAACATTGGCAGTGAGCCACAAAAGTCTGGTTTTGACCTTGATGATATCAGGCAGGAAATTGATAAAATCGCATTATTCAAGAATGTCAGGGTTACAGGAATGATGTGTATTCCACCTTATGTTTCTCCAGAGCAGGCACGTCCGTATTTCAGGAAAATGAAGGCACTTTTTGATGAATTAAAAGCAGAAACACATGGAAAATATAGCAATATTGATCTAAAAGAACTTTCCATGGGAATGTCTGGTGATTACAGGGTTGCCATTGAAGAAGGTGCTACCACGGTTCGCATTGGTTCAGCTATTTTTGGTGAGCGGAATTATTGAATAATTCCGATTTAAATCTCAGTTATCAGTGTATCATCCTTTTCGTAAAAGTCGCAAAGGTTCTTCGCCCATTTGTTATGTCGCTTATTCTATCTCAATATCATACACGTTTAGAAGAGAAATAACCTCAGGAACAGAGAACTTTGTTTTTTTGAGGAAATTGTTGTTAGGGTCTATAGAATAATTTCTTGCATTCCTGAATGATGTATGGCTCATATTCGTATTCCTGAAAAGACTATTTGTAAGATCAGAACCTTCAAAATTTGTATTTTTAAGACTCGTATTTACAAAATCACAATCAAAGACCTGACAGTTTGTAAAGTCTGTATTTTCAAGGTCCATGTCTGAAAAGATGCAATAGGAAAGGTAACAATTATCAAAACCGATGCTGAATATGAAGCCATTGCATTTTGAAAAATCCAGACCTACAATTTTACAGTTAGTAAATTTCACATCCTGTAATCTGCTATTATTCAAATCAACATTTGATAATTTACAGTTATCAAAAACGCAATCAATAAATCTAGTGTTCTTGAATGATTCATCTGCAAGATCAATATCTTTGAAAGTTTGTTCTTCAAATTCTTCATTATTGTATTCCATGGATCATTAGAGGAGATAATAAGTTATAAAGAATTTTCTAAATGACAATTAGAAAGAAATCAAAGTATTAATTAAAACCAGATAGCAACAGTTATTGCTAATCCAATAAGAAATACAGTTCAATTCATGGGAGTCAGGTTTTACATATTAAACAATAATATACAGTCCTCCTAATTTTTTTGAACACCTATTAATATCTGTAATACCAATGTACTATAAAATCATTTGAATGCATAGGTCTTTTTTGAGAAAAAGGTGGTGTATGAATACTGAATTGATAATATCCCTCATAAATAATGCAGCTTTGCTTCTTGCTATAGGTGTCCTATACGAAGTTTTTTTCTACAATATAACTATGAAAGCATGCTCGAAAAGTGTAACTGTAGGGATTATCATTGGTCTAATAGGCATTGCCTTGATGTTGAATCCATGGGAACTTTCACCAGGAATATTCTTCGATACCCGTACTATTCTTTTAAGCACAGTCGCCCTCTTCTTTGGATTTATTCCTGCAGTCGTTGGAGCACTCATCATCATTTCTTACCGCCTTTATGTAGGTGGTGTTGGAATGGTTGCTGGTGTTGCTACAACGGTAAGTTCTGTTATATTGGGTCTGCTGTGGAGAAAATACCATGAAAGGCTCCAAAATCTCTTCGGTATGTTTGATCTATACGTTTTGGGAATACTGGTTCATATTGTCATGCTTATGTGTATGCTTCTGCTGCCTTGGCCCTTCGCCTTCGAAGTTCTAAGTCGTATCAGTTTTCCAGTAATGTTGATTTATCCTATTGGAACCGTGTTACTTGGAAACCTTCTAAAAAACCAAATATCCCGTAAAAGAATTCAAGATGCTCTTAAAGAGAATGAGGCACAGCTTCAAAACTTCATAGATAATGTCCCGGTGGGAATTTACCGCACAAATTATGAAGGAAAAATGCTTCAGACAAATCCTGAAATGGCTCATATTTTAGGTATGAATAGCCCAAAGGAAGCAATTAATTACTTCAGGAATATGGATGAACGATATATTAGTCCCAATCGTCGTAAAGAACTAATAACCATCCTTAAAAAACAGGGGTATGTTAATAATTTTGAATGTGAGCTTTTACGTGCAGATGGCAAGCATATATGGTTGTTAATTCATGCGAGAACTAGCGGTGATATAAAAGGAGACAAATTCACAATCGATGGTTTCGCTGTTGATATCACTGAACACAAGGAGACTGAAATAGCTCTGGTTAAAGCCAAAATCCTTGCTGAAGAATCAAACCGTACTAAATCGGAATTTTTAGCAAATATGAGCCATGAGTTACGCACACCGCTTAATTCAGTCCTTGGGTTTTCTCATATTTTGATGGATAAGACTTTTGGTGACTTGAATGATAAACAGATGAAATATGTTGATCACATTCTAAAGAGTGGAACCCATCTGCTGGAAGTAATCAATGATATACTCGACATTTCTAAAATTGAATCAGGTAACATGAACTATGAACCTGAATATATAAACCTACAACAAGTGATTAATGAAGTTGTCTTGACAATGGAGCCTATGATAAAATCGAAATTTATTGATTTTAAATTCGATATGGAATCGGAAAATCTTGAAGTATATGCTGACAAGACAAAATTTAAACAAATTATATTCAATCTTCTCAGTAACGCAGTTAAATTCACACCCAATAATGGAAAAGTATGGGTCACTACAAAAATTGTGAATAACAATATCTCAGTATCCATATCTGATACTGGCATTGGTATTTCTCCAAAGGAACAAGAACTCATATTTAAGCCTTTTAAGCAAGTAGATTCATTTTATAATCGTTCTTATGAAGGCACTGGATTGGGACTTGCGATCGTTAAACATTATGTAGGGATGCATTCCGGAGAAATGCAGGTTGAAAGTGAAGTTGGGAAGGGAAGTACCTTCACTTTTACCATGCCTATAGATTCCATTTAAGTTTATTATGGAAATAATGCTCTGTAGAAAACCAACTTTCAAAGTGCTGCATCTCAGAAAATTATAAAATGAGTAACTGAAATACTAAAATAAAGACAATAGTGGAGTTTATGTATGAAATACAAATTCATTCTGGGATTAGTTTTACTAACAAGCCTACTGGTTTTTTCTGTGATAACTGTTACTGCAAGACCTGATTACATGGCGGCATTCATGAAGCAATATGATGTAACTGGCACAAGACTTGCAACATGTGACATGTGTCATATAAATCCTAATGGCGGAGGTCCCCGGGATAGCTATGGCCTGGCTTATGCTGGAAACGGAAAAAACTTTAGTGCAATAGAAGAGCTTGATTCAGATGGGGATGGGTTCACAAATATTGAAGAAATAAGTGCACTGACATTTCCAGGCGATTCAGACGACTATCCAGTAATAGCAGAACTTTATGAAACAGGAACTATCAATCCTGACAACGCATCTGTTAATATTACAAATAAAACAGACACAATTGTTAATAGTGGAATTTCAACAGAAGTTGGCAGCGAATCAAATATAAAAACAACAGCAACAGAAGTGCAATCTCCGGGCTTTGGAGCAATGCTTGCGGTTTTTGGAATAATAACAGCTTTCTATGCAAAAAGGTAAAAACATGAGTGTAGAGAGAAAAACGGTATAAATGTATCAAAGGACGGTCCCAGTCATTGCATGGCACTTTGCAGATGTGGTAAATCTAAAAATAAACCTTTTTGCGACGGGACAAATATTGAACAGAGTTTAAAGACAGGATCAACTGAATCCTGCTTTTTGTCTGGAAATTTCCTTTGAAATCAGAAAGCACCCTTGAATTTTGAGACCACATTATCAGAAATAATGTGCACCTCTATTGAAAGTACCATTCCTGCAATAGTTGATATCATCAGATTAGAAGGTATTACCTCATAATTGATTCCCATTATGAGAAAAACTGCAGCAACTATCACCAGCAGGTTTGATACAATGGACAAAGGCCCGATAACAGGATGATGCGACAGGCCTCGGTGTTTGAATAATTCTTTGTAGGGCCACCAGATTATCCTGAGAAATCCCCATCTTTTGTAGGGTTTACTGTTTATGTCAAGATCAGGACTAAGGAAGAATGTGGCAAATATATAGGCTACTGAAAAGGCTACTATTGTATAACCATCCAGATAAGTAATGACAGGACCAATTCCTTCCCTGAACGCATAGTAAAAACCAGCCAGTACTACTGTCAGCACTGCTGCATTTATAGCATCGTGTGTTTTTCCGTCTGGAATACGTTTCATCCCCTGAGTTAGTGCTCATAAAAGATATTAACCGGATAATATATAATCTTCTTCCATTTATGGTGAAATTCAGGAGGTTAAAAGTTGAGGCTGACAGACAAAGTGACAAAAACATTACTGATTCTGGCCATGATCACAATGGCAATTTTAGTTTCTGCCTGTATGGAAAAAGATCTGAGCAGGGAAAATGATGCAGATAAGTTGGTAACTAATACAGGAAACATTTCTAATGTAACGTGGGAGTGGACCGGTACAATTGAAGTAGATGCAAAAACACCGTTAGTTGTTCCTGATTCAAAGAAGTACACTATCAAATTCATGGAAGATGGCACATATTACATTGTTGCGGACTGCAATACTGGAAGTGGAACCTATGTACTTGATAACGGCAATATGACGTTAAATCCCGGACCAATGACACTTATGGCATGTGGGGAAGGTTCTGTTACCAACAAGTATCTTGCATATCTTGGAAATGTGGATTCTGTGGTACTTGAGGGAGAGCAATTAAAACTATACCTGAAAGACAGTGATGACAGAATGCTCTTTTCACTGCAGTATTGAAAATC
It encodes:
- a CDS encoding DUF4255 domain-containing protein, with protein sequence MGDYTSIAEVGETLIDLLRDNLDSRVRDSIVLISPGEIETGDNIRLSLFLYQITENTYLKNQEMQANDPFDPTRLRLPPLNLDLYYVLTSYPSNTIQDKTERAKEEHSLLGRAIQILNDNSILKGSALRGSLAECNEELHLNIAPISLDDITRIWSTFQNKPYRPSVCYLVTPVKVESTRQKEDKRVTERKLEKSLIR
- a CDS encoding YggS family pyridoxal phosphate-dependent enzyme, coding for MSVTENITLILNELGNTKLICVTKTVDPDRINEAIKAGATIIGENRVQEFEEKADRLLSCEKHMIGHLQSNKVKKAVEYFDVIQSVDSLKVAQEIDNRAEDFNKIQEIYLQINIGSEPQKSGFDLDDIRQEIDKIALFKNVRVTGMMCIPPYVSPEQARPYFRKMKALFDELKAETHGKYSNIDLKELSMGMSGDYRVAIEEGATTVRIGSAIFGERNY
- a CDS encoding pentapeptide repeat-containing protein, with protein sequence MEYNNEEFEEQTFKDIDLADESFKNTRFIDCVFDNCKLSNVDLNNSRLQDVKFTNCKIVGLDFSKCNGFIFSIGFDNCYLSYCIFSDMDLENTDFTNCQVFDCDFVNTSLKNTNFEGSDLTNSLFRNTNMSHTSFRNARNYSIDPNNNFLKKTKFSVPEVISLLNVYDIEIE
- a CDS encoding ATP-binding protein, with product MNTELIISLINNAALLLAIGVLYEVFFYNITMKACSKSVTVGIIIGLIGIALMLNPWELSPGIFFDTRTILLSTVALFFGFIPAVVGALIIISYRLYVGGVGMVAGVATTVSSVILGLLWRKYHERLQNLFGMFDLYVLGILVHIVMLMCMLLLPWPFAFEVLSRISFPVMLIYPIGTVLLGNLLKNQISRKRIQDALKENEAQLQNFIDNVPVGIYRTNYEGKMLQTNPEMAHILGMNSPKEAINYFRNMDERYISPNRRKELITILKKQGYVNNFECELLRADGKHIWLLIHARTSGDIKGDKFTIDGFAVDITEHKETEIALVKAKILAEESNRTKSEFLANMSHELRTPLNSVLGFSHILMDKTFGDLNDKQMKYVDHILKSGTHLLEVINDILDISKIESGNMNYEPEYINLQQVINEVVLTMEPMIKSKFIDFKFDMESENLEVYADKTKFKQIIFNLLSNAVKFTPNNGKVWVTTKIVNNNISVSISDTGIGISPKEQELIFKPFKQVDSFYNRSYEGTGLGLAIVKHYVGMHSGEMQVESEVGKGSTFTFTMPIDSI
- a CDS encoding PGF-CTERM sorting domain-containing protein, which translates into the protein MKYKFILGLVLLTSLLVFSVITVTARPDYMAAFMKQYDVTGTRLATCDMCHINPNGGGPRDSYGLAYAGNGKNFSAIEELDSDGDGFTNIEEISALTFPGDSDDYPVIAELYETGTINPDNASVNITNKTDTIVNSGISTEVGSESNIKTTATEVQSPGFGAMLAVFGIITAFYAKR
- a CDS encoding CDGSH iron-sulfur domain-containing protein, whose translation is MALCRCGKSKNKPFCDGTNIEQSLKTGSTESCFLSGNFL
- a CDS encoding metal-binding protein translates to MKRIPDGKTHDAINAAVLTVVLAGFYYAFREGIGPVITYLDGYTIVAFSVAYIFATFFLSPDLDINSKPYKRWGFLRIIWWPYKELFKHRGLSHHPVIGPLSIVSNLLVIVAAVFLIMGINYEVIPSNLMISTIAGMVLSIEVHIISDNVVSKFKGAF
- a CDS encoding META domain-containing protein produces the protein MRLTDKVTKTLLILAMITMAILVSACMEKDLSRENDADKLVTNTGNISNVTWEWTGTIEVDAKTPLVVPDSKKYTIKFMEDGTYYIVADCNTGSGTYVLDNGNMTLNPGPMTLMACGEGSVTNKYLAYLGNVDSVVLEGEQLKLYLKDSDDRMLFSLQY